In Novosphingobium sp. MMS21-SN21R, a single genomic region encodes these proteins:
- a CDS encoding peptidylprolyl isomerase, which yields MSLLALLAALAASPAPAVVLSPGEIIAAAPAADWSRVPAEDLLVMDLAPDAAGRPRRVVLQLMPEPFSQGWTGNVRTLAAAHWWDGTSVYRVQDNWVSQWGDADGEDKAKAKPLPPGLAAVPQSAYVVHPEGPEKSASHEELDTWLATMEGTHAAWHALTHSKLAIKDADPYADETFFYRGWPLGASRKGPSAWPLHCYGSIGVARDTPPDTGTGAELYAVIGHAPRQLDRNLAVVGRVIDGMAHLSSLPRGPAPMGVYANPAERTPIVSVHPASEVPDLPAYEYLSTESPSFHRYAEASANHREAFYVQPAGGIDICNVKVPVRRAK from the coding sequence ATGTCATTGCTTGCCTTGCTCGCCGCGCTCGCGGCCTCGCCTGCCCCCGCCGTGGTCCTTTCGCCGGGCGAGATTATCGCCGCTGCGCCTGCGGCCGACTGGTCGCGCGTTCCCGCTGAGGACCTGCTGGTCATGGACCTTGCGCCCGACGCCGCCGGACGGCCGCGCCGGGTGGTGCTGCAACTCATGCCCGAGCCGTTCTCGCAAGGCTGGACAGGCAATGTTCGCACGCTGGCGGCGGCGCACTGGTGGGATGGCACGTCGGTCTACAGGGTGCAGGACAACTGGGTTTCGCAGTGGGGCGATGCCGATGGCGAAGACAAGGCAAAGGCCAAGCCGCTGCCGCCGGGGCTCGCTGCCGTGCCGCAGAGCGCCTACGTGGTGCATCCAGAAGGACCCGAAAAGAGTGCCAGCCACGAGGAACTCGATACCTGGCTCGCCACCATGGAAGGCACACACGCGGCGTGGCACGCGCTGACGCACAGCAAGCTGGCGATCAAGGACGCCGACCCCTATGCCGACGAGACGTTCTTCTATCGCGGCTGGCCACTCGGCGCATCCCGCAAGGGGCCAAGCGCTTGGCCGCTCCATTGCTATGGCAGCATTGGCGTGGCACGCGACACGCCGCCTGATACCGGCACCGGCGCCGAGCTTTATGCGGTGATCGGCCATGCGCCGCGCCAGCTTGACCGCAACCTCGCCGTCGTCGGGCGCGTGATCGACGGCATGGCGCATCTTTCCTCGCTGCCGCGCGGGCCAGCGCCGATGGGCGTCTATGCCAATCCTGCAGAGCGCACGCCGATCGTCTCGGTCCATCCCGCAAGCGAAGTGCCGGACCTTCCGGCCTACGAATATCTTTCGACCGAAAGCCCATCGTTCCACCGCTATGCCGAGGCCAGCGCCAATCACCGTGAAGCATTCTACGTGCAACCTGCGGGCGGGATCGACATCTGCAACGTGAAAGTCCCGGTGCGCCGCGCAAAATGA
- a CDS encoding MauE/DoxX family redox-associated membrane protein, with translation MIVFVAALVCRLVLAAVFALAGLTKLADTDRTREMLAGFGLRRGLLGVMALALPLAELAVATALVVPPAAFGGALAAAALLTLFTGAIALNLAKGRHPDCNCFGQIGSAPIGPATLLRNAVLTGMAMVVVAAGPGAAAIWRLDRYFGVSPLAALAVVGAVLALLLLLLIAAAQMRILHSLSRIQPGTAAGATVRELPGDSRGLPEGSLAPSFGLSDTRGAFVTLEQLLAPGRRVILLFVKPDCPPCVAMADEVDRWQSSHAGLVDIVRISDGMAAVEHDALLQVRGELAQAYACWGTPCAVLVNPDGRIGSAAAQGAAAIRALVRRTVVAATIAGIKPA, from the coding sequence ATGATCGTGTTTGTTGCAGCGCTGGTCTGCCGTCTCGTTCTCGCGGCGGTTTTTGCCTTGGCGGGGTTGACCAAGCTGGCGGATACGGACCGGACTCGCGAGATGCTTGCCGGGTTCGGCTTGCGGCGCGGATTGCTCGGCGTCATGGCTTTGGCCTTGCCATTGGCGGAACTGGCGGTTGCCACCGCGCTGGTGGTGCCGCCTGCCGCTTTTGGCGGAGCATTGGCGGCGGCTGCGCTGCTGACGCTGTTTACGGGTGCCATCGCGCTCAACCTGGCAAAGGGCCGCCATCCCGATTGCAACTGTTTTGGCCAGATCGGCTCGGCTCCGATCGGACCTGCAACGTTGCTGCGCAACGCGGTCTTGACGGGCATGGCGATGGTGGTCGTGGCGGCAGGGCCGGGGGCCGCCGCGATCTGGCGGCTGGACCGCTATTTCGGCGTTTCCCCGCTCGCCGCCTTGGCCGTAGTGGGCGCGGTGCTGGCTCTCCTGCTGCTCCTGCTGATTGCGGCGGCGCAAATGCGGATCCTCCACAGTCTGTCGCGCATTCAACCGGGGACCGCCGCCGGGGCAACCGTTCGGGAACTGCCGGGGGACAGCCGCGGTTTGCCAGAGGGCTCGCTGGCGCCGTCATTCGGGCTGAGCGACACCCGCGGCGCTTTCGTCACGCTCGAACAATTGCTGGCACCTGGGCGCCGCGTGATCCTGCTGTTCGTCAAGCCCGATTGCCCGCCCTGTGTGGCAATGGCGGACGAGGTCGACCGCTGGCAGAGCAGCCATGCCGGCTTGGTCGACATCGTGCGGATCAGCGACGGCATGGCGGCTGTCGAGCACGATGCCCTGCTGCAAGTCAGGGGTGAACTGGCGCAGGCCTATGCCTGCTGGGGCACGCCTTGCGCGGTGCTGGTCAATCCCGACGGCCGCATCGGCAGCGCTGCGGCACAGGGCGCAGCAGCCATTCGCGCATTGGTGCGGCGCACTGTGGTTGCTGCCACGATCGCCGGCATCAAGCCCGCCTGA
- a CDS encoding nucleotidyltransferase family protein, with product MQTLPDDAMLVARVLSGAWRASPPPCDLTPAQIDRVTPLLTMSGGTALGWWRLKGTPLAPHAETLRGSAQLLALEEMAKDAALSELCSLLNGAGVVPLLFKGWAAARSYPEGWLRPYGDFDLVVRECDFANAHAALAKAATRFHGNDFAMPFGPRRHCSVDLHGRLDAFYDADVEILFSRAHVVSLPKGTLLAPSPEDHLRLCAIHMFRHGAWRPLWLCDVAAMSEAAGPDFDWDSCLGKRPATAAWTAAAVMLAQRLLGARSEHLPLRVRNQCVPDWLEETVLRYWSYPHAGQINMSGDVSFRDPLAKLRWHWPDAIKATIWSGGLPAPGSRLPWKLRRCAATMGQAVQRKFRRA from the coding sequence GTGCAGACCTTGCCAGATGACGCCATGCTGGTGGCCCGTGTCCTGTCAGGGGCTTGGCGCGCCTCACCCCCGCCCTGCGACCTCACGCCAGCGCAGATCGACCGGGTGACGCCATTGCTCACCATGTCTGGCGGCACGGCGCTGGGCTGGTGGCGACTCAAGGGCACGCCCCTTGCGCCCCATGCGGAAACGCTGCGCGGCTCGGCACAGTTGCTGGCGCTGGAAGAAATGGCGAAGGACGCGGCGCTGTCGGAACTGTGCAGCTTGCTCAACGGTGCGGGAGTCGTGCCCTTGCTGTTCAAGGGCTGGGCGGCGGCGCGCAGTTATCCCGAGGGCTGGCTCCGCCCCTACGGGGATTTTGACCTTGTGGTGCGCGAATGCGATTTCGCAAACGCACACGCAGCGCTGGCCAAGGCTGCAACGAGATTCCACGGCAATGACTTTGCCATGCCATTCGGGCCACGCAGACACTGTAGCGTCGATTTGCATGGACGGCTCGACGCCTTCTACGACGCCGACGTCGAGATACTGTTCTCCCGCGCGCATGTGGTGAGCCTGCCCAAGGGCACCCTGCTGGCACCATCGCCAGAGGATCACTTGCGGCTGTGCGCCATTCACATGTTCCGGCACGGCGCGTGGCGGCCGCTGTGGTTGTGCGATGTCGCGGCGATGAGCGAAGCGGCCGGCCCCGATTTCGACTGGGACAGTTGCTTGGGGAAAAGGCCCGCCACGGCCGCGTGGACCGCCGCTGCCGTGATGCTGGCGCAACGGTTGCTCGGCGCACGCAGCGAACACCTGCCGCTCCGGGTGCGCAATCAATGCGTGCCCGATTGGCTTGAAGAAACAGTGCTGCGTTACTGGAGCTACCCCCATGCCGGACAGATCAACATGTCCGGCGATGTAAGCTTTCGTGATCCCTTGGCCAAGCTGCGCTGGCATTGGCCGGACGCGATCAAGGCAACGATTTGGAGCGGCGGATTGCCCGCACCGGGATCGCGCCTGCCGTGGAAGCTACGGCGTTGCGCTGCGACGATGGGACAAGCGGTGCAGCGCAAGTTCAGGCGGGCTTGA
- a CDS encoding PqqD family protein: MEAEIRPFARADELVVRDMDGEVLVYDLNKDEAITLNLFAAAVWRACDGKTSFRGLVAKLQAQLPGDLVSEDAVWRALDMLSRCDLLQEQVTPPVSHSRRDMMKALGMAAAAVPIVSMIVVPTPAQAASCGCSSPGNCITQTSCASSVNCNRSGVCAP, translated from the coding sequence ATGGAAGCTGAGATCAGACCATTTGCGCGTGCCGATGAACTCGTCGTGCGTGATATGGACGGCGAAGTGCTGGTCTATGACCTGAACAAGGATGAGGCGATCACCCTCAATCTGTTCGCCGCTGCCGTGTGGCGCGCCTGCGATGGCAAGACTTCGTTTCGCGGGCTTGTTGCAAAGCTGCAGGCCCAGTTGCCCGGCGATCTGGTTTCGGAAGATGCGGTCTGGCGCGCGCTCGACATGCTTTCGCGCTGCGATCTCTTGCAGGAACAGGTCACGCCGCCCGTTTCCCACAGCCGCCGAGACATGATGAAAGCGCTCGGCATGGCTGCGGCTGCAGTGCCGATCGTCTCGATGATCGTGGTGCCGACGCCCGCTCAGGCGGCCAGTTGCGGCTGTTCCTCGCCGGGTAACTGCATCACGCAAACGTCGTGCGCCAGTTCGGTGAATTGCAATAGATCGGGGGTATGCGCGCCTTAA